The following proteins come from a genomic window of Waddliaceae bacterium:
- a CDS encoding phosphatase PAP2 family protein, with the protein MKHRYIFFILLSAAIFLIGSWLLPATREIWDGIDIAVFEYLNGSLSGDISWWNKMWFLLNTHTAKFFIAISMNLFYLYYLFFGKRRDFLYRMSQLLALTIFVGLATVIGKLLIQWGLEYHRQSPTAVLSGAIRLTELFPGHRIRDFSANSFPGDNAAVLFSWLGIVWFIGRWRYGVPATMLAVFLALPRLFSGAHWLSDVIVGGGALSLVTLAMLFGTKAHDVISESFYSVVLLAKKFGIRSSE; encoded by the coding sequence ATGAAGCATCGTTATATATTTTTTATTTTACTATCGGCAGCAATTTTCCTTATTGGCAGCTGGCTGCTTCCTGCCACGCGCGAAATTTGGGATGGGATTGACATTGCTGTTTTCGAGTATTTAAACGGCAGTCTTTCTGGGGATATATCGTGGTGGAATAAGATGTGGTTTCTGCTAAACACGCATACCGCCAAATTTTTTATTGCCATATCGATGAATCTTTTTTATTTGTACTATCTTTTTTTTGGAAAACGGCGTGATTTTTTGTATCGCATGTCACAGCTTTTAGCGCTCACAATATTCGTAGGGCTTGCTACCGTCATTGGAAAGCTTTTAATACAGTGGGGTCTAGAGTATCATCGTCAGAGTCCTACGGCGGTACTTTCTGGGGCAATACGCCTTACAGAATTATTCCCTGGGCATCGTATCAGAGACTTTTCGGCGAACAGCTTCCCTGGAGACAATGCCGCTGTATTATTTTCGTGGCTGGGAATAGTATGGTTTATTGGACGCTGGCGTTATGGCGTCCCTGCTACGATGTTAGCGGTTTTTCTCGCCCTTCCTAGGCTTTTCAGCGGAGCGCATTGGCTTTCAGACGTCATTGTCGGCGGAGGTGCGCTTTCGTTAGTAACGCTAGCGATGCTTTTCGGGACAAAAGCTCATGATGTTATTAGCGAATCATTCTATAGCGTCGTTTTGCTAGCGAAAAAGTTCGGAATTCGGAGTTCGGAGTAG